A genomic stretch from Croceibacterium aestuarii includes:
- the acs gene encoding acetate--CoA ligase: MHEHAVHPVPQWWAENALIGADEYAVKYRASVADPDDFWRGEAQRLDWIRPFSKVKDTSFDKDDFRIRWFEDGTLNLAANCLDRHLPAKADDTAILWEPDDPSQPGRTITYGELHRDVCTFANALRADGVKRGDRVTIYLPMVPEAAVAMLACARIGAVHSIVFAGFSPDALAGRISDCASDIVLTADEGLRGGKTIPLKANVDAACEKAAVRRVVMLRRTGADVPMAEGRDVDWADYVAGQGAECEPEEMNAEDPLFILYTSGSTGQPKGVLHTTGGYGVWVAMTHEYTFDYRPGEVFWCAADIGWVTGHSYVVYGPLANGATTLMFEGVPNYPDFSRFWQIVDKYRVATFYAAPTALRALMREGDAWVNKTSRQSLRLLGSVGEPINPEAWEWYYNVVGDGRCPIVDTWWQTETGGHMITPLPGATPLKPGSATKPMFGVQPALVDPADGHLLEGAAEGALVITDSWPGQMRTVYGDHERFFQTYFSQYPGYYFTGDGCRRDADGYYWITGRIDDVINVSGHRMGTAEVESALVEHDAVSEAAVVGMPHDVKGQGIYAYVTTMEGVEDTEDLRRELVQWVRKEIGPIATPDVIQFAPSLPKTRSGKIMRRILRKIAENDVGNLGDTSTLADPGVVEDLVKGRPGG; this comes from the coding sequence ATGCACGAGCATGCCGTCCACCCCGTCCCCCAGTGGTGGGCCGAGAACGCCCTGATCGGCGCCGACGAATACGCGGTGAAGTACCGCGCCTCGGTGGCGGACCCGGACGACTTCTGGCGCGGCGAGGCGCAGCGGCTCGACTGGATCAGGCCGTTCTCCAAGGTCAAGGACACCTCGTTCGACAAGGACGACTTCCGCATCCGCTGGTTCGAGGACGGCACGCTCAACCTCGCCGCCAACTGCCTCGACCGCCACCTGCCCGCAAAGGCGGACGACACCGCGATCCTGTGGGAGCCCGACGATCCTTCGCAGCCCGGCCGCACCATCACCTACGGCGAACTGCACCGCGACGTCTGCACCTTCGCCAACGCCCTGCGCGCCGACGGCGTGAAGCGCGGCGACCGGGTGACGATCTACCTGCCGATGGTGCCCGAGGCGGCCGTCGCCATGCTCGCCTGCGCGCGGATCGGCGCGGTGCACTCGATCGTCTTCGCCGGCTTCAGCCCCGACGCGCTCGCCGGGCGCATCTCAGACTGCGCGAGCGACATCGTCCTCACCGCCGACGAGGGCCTGCGCGGCGGCAAGACCATCCCGCTCAAGGCCAATGTCGACGCCGCCTGCGAAAAGGCCGCGGTCCGCCGCGTGGTCATGCTGCGCCGCACCGGCGCCGATGTGCCGATGGCCGAGGGCCGCGACGTCGATTGGGCGGACTACGTCGCCGGCCAGGGCGCCGAGTGCGAGCCGGAGGAGATGAACGCCGAGGACCCGCTGTTCATCCTCTATACCAGCGGCAGCACCGGCCAGCCCAAGGGCGTGCTCCACACCACCGGCGGCTACGGCGTGTGGGTGGCGATGACTCACGAATACACCTTCGATTACCGCCCCGGCGAGGTGTTCTGGTGCGCCGCCGACATCGGCTGGGTCACCGGGCACAGCTATGTCGTCTACGGCCCGCTGGCCAACGGGGCGACGACGCTGATGTTCGAAGGCGTGCCCAACTACCCCGACTTCAGCCGCTTCTGGCAGATCGTCGACAAGTACCGGGTCGCCACCTTCTACGCCGCCCCCACCGCGCTGCGCGCGCTGATGCGCGAGGGCGACGCGTGGGTGAACAAGACCAGCCGCCAGAGCCTGCGCCTGCTCGGCAGCGTCGGCGAGCCGATCAATCCCGAGGCGTGGGAGTGGTACTACAACGTCGTGGGCGACGGCCGCTGCCCGATCGTCGACACCTGGTGGCAGACCGAGACCGGCGGGCACATGATCACCCCCCTGCCCGGCGCCACCCCGCTCAAGCCCGGCAGCGCGACGAAGCCGATGTTCGGCGTCCAGCCCGCGCTGGTCGATCCGGCCGACGGCCACCTGCTCGAAGGCGCCGCCGAAGGCGCGCTGGTCATCACCGACTCCTGGCCCGGCCAGATGCGCACCGTCTACGGCGACCACGAGCGCTTCTTCCAGACCTACTTCAGCCAGTACCCGGGATACTACTTCACCGGCGACGGCTGCCGCCGCGACGCCGACGGCTACTACTGGATCACCGGGCGGATCGACGACGTCATCAACGTCTCCGGCCACCGCATGGGCACCGCCGAGGTCGAAAGCGCGCTGGTCGAGCACGACGCGGTCTCCGAAGCCGCCGTGGTCGGCATGCCGCACGACGTGAAGGGCCAGGGCATCTACGCCTACGTCACCACGATGGAGGGCGTCGAGGACACCGAGGACCTGCGCCGGGAGCTGGTCCAGTGGGTCCGCAAGGAAATCGGCCCCATCGCCACCCCCGACGTCATCCAGTTCGCCCCCTCGCTGCCCAAGACCCGCTCGGGCAAGATCATGCGGCGCATTCTGCGCAAGATTGCGGAGAACGACGTCGGGAATTTGGGCGATACCAGCACCCTCGCGGACCCGGGGGTTGTGGAGGATTTGGTGAAGGGGCGGCCGGGGGGCTGA
- a CDS encoding p-hydroxycinnamoyl CoA hydratase/lyase gives MAMPSQPDPRPEEETVRYDIVEGVAWVYFNRPDKRNCMSPKLNRQMLKVLTELEFRDDVQVLVLSGEGSSWSAGMDLLEYFRMTEAEGLHAIRKSQREAYSWWERLRWYEKPTVAMINGWCFGGAYGPLFACDLAFCSDDAQFGLSEINWAILPGGGASKVAAELMGFRDAMYHAMMGENLTGKQAAEKGMVNESLPADKLKDRVQEVADVLKKKDSQALRATKWAVRRVREMTYDNAEDYLIRAQEALNQFGGLEARKEATKQFLDEKSFKPGLGAFDKSKLQDN, from the coding sequence ATGGCGATGCCGAGCCAACCCGATCCCCGCCCCGAGGAAGAAACCGTCCGCTACGACATCGTCGAGGGCGTCGCCTGGGTCTATTTCAACCGTCCCGACAAGCGCAACTGCATGAGCCCCAAACTCAACCGGCAGATGCTCAAGGTGCTGACCGAGCTCGAGTTCCGCGACGACGTGCAGGTGCTCGTGCTCAGCGGCGAGGGCAGTTCGTGGTCGGCGGGCATGGACCTGCTCGAATACTTCCGCATGACCGAGGCCGAGGGCCTCCACGCCATCCGCAAGTCGCAGCGCGAAGCCTATTCGTGGTGGGAGCGGCTGCGCTGGTACGAGAAGCCGACCGTGGCGATGATCAACGGCTGGTGCTTCGGCGGCGCCTATGGCCCGCTGTTCGCCTGCGACCTCGCCTTCTGCTCCGACGATGCGCAGTTCGGCCTGTCGGAAATCAACTGGGCGATCCTGCCCGGCGGCGGCGCCTCGAAGGTCGCGGCCGAGCTGATGGGCTTCCGCGACGCGATGTACCACGCGATGATGGGCGAGAACTTGACCGGCAAGCAGGCCGCCGAGAAGGGCATGGTCAACGAATCGCTCCCCGCCGACAAGCTCAAGGACCGCGTCCAGGAAGTCGCCGACGTGCTCAAGAAGAAGGACAGCCAGGCGCTGCGCGCGACCAAGTGGGCGGTGCGCCGGGTGCGCGAGATGACCTACGACAATGCCGAGGACTACCTGATCCGCGCGCAGGAGGCGCTCAACCAGTTCGGCGGGCTCGAGGCGCGCAAGGAAGCGACCAAGCAGTTCCTTGACGAAAAGAGCTTCAAGCCCGGCCTCGGAGCGTTCGACAAGAGCAAGCTGCAGGACAACTAG
- a CDS encoding serine hydrolase domain-containing protein: MFRRREREADVCSTRAAAADAWAAAFHRAQPAPALSCAVATPGGVDWSAALGSADLELGIAARSEHSFRIGSVSKVITATAAARLISRGLLDLETPISYWWPDLPPHHRATTLLHLLTHRGGVRHYLPKDLDPHQPGGPIFTRARWDNAAILDAFIGDELVGPIGKEVSYSSWGYTLASLVIEKAANQPFLDIVESEVGACFAVPSLKPDRPGLVVPGRVRGYVAAQERSMLQAQFPGAGFADAEGDWANAPALNPAFCWAGAGFVMSMPDLARFGAALLDGPASRITPAERALLFTPLTAASDKSPPLGLGWRVDEDAAGRPRWHHAGATPGGRASLVVYPEQGLSIALAGNCMTSPGDVLAPSAELADIFAP; this comes from the coding sequence GTGTTCCGCCGACGCGAGCGCGAAGCCGATGTCTGTTCGACGCGGGCCGCGGCGGCAGATGCCTGGGCCGCCGCCTTTCACCGGGCGCAGCCAGCGCCCGCGCTGAGCTGTGCCGTCGCCACTCCCGGCGGCGTGGACTGGTCCGCCGCCCTTGGCAGCGCCGACCTCGAGCTCGGCATTGCTGCACGCTCCGAACACAGCTTCCGCATCGGTTCGGTCAGCAAGGTCATAACCGCGACTGCCGCCGCCAGGCTCATCTCGCGCGGCCTGCTCGATCTCGAAACGCCGATATCCTACTGGTGGCCCGACCTGCCGCCACACCACCGCGCGACCACGCTGCTGCACTTGCTGACGCACCGCGGCGGTGTGCGCCATTACCTGCCCAAGGACCTCGATCCCCACCAGCCGGGCGGTCCGATCTTCACCCGCGCGAGGTGGGACAACGCCGCGATCCTCGACGCTTTCATCGGCGACGAGCTCGTGGGCCCGATCGGCAAAGAGGTGAGCTATTCGTCGTGGGGATACACGCTTGCCTCGCTGGTGATCGAGAAGGCGGCGAACCAGCCGTTTCTCGACATCGTCGAAAGCGAGGTCGGCGCCTGTTTCGCCGTGCCCTCGCTCAAGCCCGACCGGCCCGGCTTGGTGGTGCCGGGCCGGGTACGCGGCTATGTTGCGGCGCAGGAGCGGAGCATGCTGCAGGCCCAGTTTCCCGGCGCCGGTTTTGCCGACGCCGAGGGCGACTGGGCCAACGCCCCTGCGCTCAACCCCGCGTTCTGCTGGGCCGGGGCCGGGTTCGTGATGAGCATGCCAGACCTCGCGCGCTTCGGCGCCGCGCTGCTCGATGGCCCGGCCAGCCGCATCACCCCGGCCGAGCGGGCGCTGCTGTTCACCCCGCTGACCGCCGCGAGCGACAAGAGCCCGCCGCTCGGTCTGGGTTGGCGCGTCGACGAAGACGCCGCGGGCCGCCCGCGCTGGCACCACGCCGGCGCCACGCCCGGCGGGCGGGCCTCGCTCGTCGTCTATCCGGAGCAGGGCCTATCGATCGCACTGGCCGGCAATTGCATGACCAGCCCGGGCGACGTGCTCGCCCCGAGCGCGGAACTGGCCGACATTTTCGCCCCCTAG
- a CDS encoding acetate--CoA ligase family protein: MTDTRRFTNAQIDRLLRPRSVAVIGASDRHGALGATLLNNLVQYEFDGEIYPVNPKRDELQGLKVYHSVDELPEGVDCAVLAIPRPFVIDTVRGLAAKGCGAVVIYSAGFSEAGEEGMKDQLELGRIAAEHGMVIEGPNCLGCTNYVARVPLTFVETNMQTPPKGTRAVGIASQSGALAAVLATALHPRGLYVSTSVSTGNEAASGVEDYVEWLVDDEDTHVIAMYVESLRRPKAFVAAARRARKAGKPIVMLHPGKSNKAQESAATHTGAMAGDYQLMKAKLAREGVIFADTLEELADITEIALRCKALPGANMVVLGESGALRGLAFDLAEDIGLDLLHLDDDNSPVLRGILPDFVPVSNPTDITALGLSEPEIYTKVLTALLEDERVGCVVASIIQSDPITSKIKFPAIIKVLEDGTFSKPLVFAGVDEGANVPKEYIEGLHDVGIPWFPSTERAYRAIARLADLAKRDLTDRSGEPLVIEGLETVSGVVPEYKAKALLGPLGIAFPESRFAGNEEDAVAAAEAIGYPVVMKAQAAALGHKSDAGGVILNLKTADEVRAAFIRMYQNVANYDESIALDGVLIEKMGKMGTEMIVGAKSDPEWGPVVLAGFGGVTAEILKDVKLFTPDLGVEQVKAGLLELKQAPILKGWRGAPALDVDALAELIVQIGRVMTGNPRIREIDLNPVIIHPKGEGVAALDALMLVE, from the coding sequence ATGACCGACACCCGCCGCTTCACCAACGCGCAGATCGACCGGTTGCTGCGGCCCCGGTCCGTGGCCGTGATCGGCGCTTCCGACCGCCACGGGGCGCTCGGCGCGACGCTGCTCAACAATCTCGTCCAGTACGAGTTCGACGGCGAGATTTACCCGGTCAATCCCAAGCGCGACGAGCTGCAGGGGCTCAAGGTCTATCATTCGGTCGACGAATTGCCCGAAGGCGTCGACTGCGCCGTCCTGGCCATTCCGCGCCCGTTCGTGATCGACACCGTGCGCGGCCTCGCCGCCAAGGGTTGCGGCGCGGTGGTGATCTACTCGGCCGGCTTCTCCGAGGCCGGCGAGGAAGGGATGAAGGACCAGCTCGAGCTCGGCCGCATCGCCGCCGAGCACGGCATGGTCATCGAGGGGCCGAACTGCCTCGGCTGCACCAACTACGTCGCCCGGGTTCCGCTGACCTTCGTCGAGACCAACATGCAGACCCCGCCCAAGGGGACGCGCGCGGTCGGCATCGCCAGCCAGTCGGGCGCGCTCGCGGCGGTGCTGGCGACCGCGCTGCATCCGCGCGGTCTCTACGTCTCGACCTCGGTATCGACCGGCAACGAAGCGGCCTCGGGCGTCGAGGACTATGTCGAGTGGCTGGTCGACGACGAGGACACCCACGTCATCGCCATGTATGTCGAGAGCCTGCGCCGCCCCAAGGCCTTCGTCGCCGCCGCGCGGCGTGCGCGCAAAGCCGGCAAGCCGATCGTCATGCTGCACCCGGGCAAGAGCAACAAGGCGCAGGAATCCGCCGCCACCCACACCGGGGCGATGGCCGGCGACTATCAGCTGATGAAGGCCAAGCTGGCGCGCGAAGGCGTGATCTTCGCCGATACGCTGGAGGAACTGGCCGACATCACCGAGATCGCCCTGCGCTGCAAGGCGCTGCCGGGCGCCAACATGGTGGTGCTGGGCGAGAGCGGCGCGCTGCGCGGCCTCGCCTTCGATCTCGCCGAGGACATTGGTCTCGACCTGCTCCACCTGGACGACGACAATTCGCCCGTGCTGCGCGGCATCCTGCCCGACTTCGTCCCCGTCTCGAACCCGACCGACATCACCGCGCTGGGCCTGTCGGAGCCGGAGATCTACACCAAGGTGCTGACCGCGCTGCTCGAGGACGAACGGGTCGGCTGCGTGGTCGCCTCAATCATCCAGTCGGATCCGATCACCTCGAAGATCAAGTTCCCGGCGATCATCAAGGTGCTCGAAGACGGGACCTTTTCCAAGCCGCTGGTCTTCGCCGGCGTCGACGAGGGCGCGAACGTGCCCAAGGAATACATCGAGGGGCTGCACGATGTGGGCATCCCGTGGTTCCCGAGCACCGAGCGCGCCTATCGCGCCATCGCTCGCCTCGCCGATCTCGCCAAGCGCGACCTGACCGACCGCTCGGGCGAACCGCTCGTGATCGAGGGGCTGGAGACGGTCTCGGGCGTGGTCCCGGAGTACAAGGCCAAGGCCTTGCTCGGGCCGCTCGGCATCGCCTTTCCCGAAAGCCGCTTCGCCGGGAACGAGGAAGATGCCGTGGCCGCCGCCGAAGCCATTGGCTATCCGGTGGTGATGAAGGCGCAGGCCGCTGCGCTCGGCCACAAGTCGGACGCGGGCGGGGTTATTCTCAACCTGAAGACGGCCGACGAGGTACGCGCCGCCTTTATCCGCATGTACCAGAACGTCGCCAATTACGACGAGAGCATCGCGCTCGACGGCGTGCTCATCGAGAAGATGGGCAAGATGGGCACCGAGATGATCGTTGGCGCCAAATCGGACCCCGAATGGGGCCCCGTCGTGCTCGCCGGCTTCGGCGGGGTGACCGCGGAAATCCTCAAGGACGTCAAGCTGTTCACCCCCGACCTCGGCGTCGAACAGGTCAAGGCAGGACTGCTCGAACTCAAGCAGGCGCCGATCCTCAAGGGTTGGCGCGGCGCCCCGGCGCTCGACGTCGATGCCCTGGCCGAGCTGATCGTCCAGATCGGCCGGGTGATGACCGGCAATCCGCGCATTCGCGAGATCGACCTCAACCCGGTGATCATCCACCCCAAGGGAGAAGGCGTCGCCGCGCTCGACGCGCTGATGCTGGTGGAGTGA
- a CDS encoding MarR family winged helix-turn-helix transcriptional regulator, with translation MEDPLASLPGYALRRAANATGAELAARLAPLDLRQSDVSLLLLVEANPGAIASAIGRQLDIQRANMVPLLKRLEDAGLIEREAIDGKSMGLELTAKGRRQLAAARSVVEAFEAELIARVPEDHRPHLLPALNAIWR, from the coding sequence ATGGAAGACCCGCTCGCCTCCCTCCCCGGCTACGCGCTGCGCCGGGCCGCGAACGCCACCGGGGCGGAGCTGGCCGCGCGGCTTGCCCCGTTGGACTTGCGCCAGTCGGACGTTTCGCTGCTGCTGCTGGTCGAGGCCAATCCCGGCGCCATCGCCAGCGCCATTGGCCGCCAGCTCGACATCCAGCGCGCCAACATGGTCCCGCTGCTCAAGCGCCTCGAAGACGCCGGACTGATCGAGCGCGAGGCGATCGACGGCAAGTCGATGGGGCTCGAGCTGACCGCCAAGGGCCGCCGCCAGCTCGCCGCGGCGCGCAGCGTGGTCGAAGCGTTCGAAGCCGAGCTGATCGCCCGCGTGCCCGAAGACCACCGCCCCCACCTGCTCCCCGCGCTCAACGCCATCTGGCGCTAG
- a CDS encoding aldo/keto reductase produces MQTVRLGRTEARVSVAGLGCGGHSRLGMARGASSDEAADIVRRAIDLGVTFIDTAHSYGTEEAVGLGIAGHDRSKLFLSTKSSVGRGQSQDNPDYLRPAEFTASLEESLRKLGTDYVDLFHLHGVSAEQLPYAREVIVPELRRQQELGKVRFVGVTEVFRYDTGHAMLQQAVPTDDFDVVMTGFNILNPGARRTVFPLTIAHDIGTLIMFAVRRGLNSVANAAEAVAELVERGEIDPELVDRQDPLGFLRAAPGVKSQVEAAYRFCRHEPGAHVVLTGTGSAAHLEENIAAILAASLPSELLGRLDAIFGAVTSASGE; encoded by the coding sequence ATGCAAACCGTCCGTCTTGGCCGCACCGAAGCCCGGGTCTCCGTAGCGGGGTTGGGCTGCGGCGGCCACAGCCGGCTCGGCATGGCGCGCGGGGCGAGCAGCGACGAGGCGGCCGATATCGTCCGGCGGGCGATCGACCTCGGCGTGACCTTCATCGACACCGCGCACAGCTATGGCACCGAGGAGGCGGTCGGGCTGGGGATTGCCGGGCATGACCGCAGCAAGCTGTTCCTCTCGACCAAGTCGTCGGTCGGCCGGGGACAGTCGCAGGACAACCCGGACTATCTCCGCCCCGCCGAGTTCACCGCCAGCCTCGAAGAAAGCCTGCGCAAGCTCGGCACCGACTATGTCGACCTGTTCCACCTCCACGGTGTATCGGCAGAGCAGCTCCCTTATGCCCGCGAGGTGATCGTCCCCGAGCTGCGCCGCCAGCAGGAGCTGGGCAAAGTGCGCTTCGTCGGCGTGACCGAAGTGTTCCGCTACGACACCGGCCATGCGATGCTGCAGCAGGCGGTGCCGACGGACGATTTCGACGTGGTCATGACCGGTTTCAACATCCTCAACCCCGGTGCACGCCGCACGGTCTTTCCGCTGACCATCGCCCACGACATCGGCACGCTGATCATGTTCGCCGTGCGCCGCGGGCTCAATTCGGTGGCCAACGCCGCCGAGGCGGTGGCCGAGCTGGTCGAACGCGGCGAGATCGATCCGGAGCTGGTCGACCGGCAAGACCCGCTCGGGTTCCTGCGCGCCGCACCGGGCGTGAAGAGCCAGGTCGAGGCGGCATATCGCTTCTGCCGCCACGAACCCGGCGCGCACGTCGTGCTCACCGGCACCGGCAGCGCGGCGCACCTCGAGGAAAACATCGCCGCGATCCTCGCCGCGTCGCTGCCGTCCGAACTGCTCGGCCGCCTCGATGCGATCTTCGGCGCGGTTACCAGTGCCTCGGGCGAATAG